A genomic segment from Salvelinus alpinus chromosome 8, SLU_Salpinus.1, whole genome shotgun sequence encodes:
- the LOC139582598 gene encoding potassium channel subfamily K member 10-like, giving the protein MKFPTENPRKPGHPNPSPVAAQTNLFPQKKVQPGMMSSSLVQASVATMQNPMGCTVPRLSPSRPASMVASMEAVGEDGSPLFTVMKWKTVVAVFVVVVAYLVGGGLVFRALEQPFESNQKVTITAEKAAFLQKHPCVSPTELEALIKHSVDAVNAGVSPIGDTSYNSSHWDLGSAFFFAGTVITTIGYGNIAPSTEGGKIFCILYAIFGIPLFGFLLAGVGDQLGTIFVKSIAKVEKMFRRKQNQISQTKIRVASTLLFILAGCILFVTIPAVIFKHIEGWTGLEAIYFVVITLTTIGIGDYVAGGDRRVEYRNWYRPLVWFWILVGLAYFAAVLSMIGDWLRVLSKKTKEEVGEIKAHAAEWKANVRAEFRETRRRLSVEVSDKLQRAATIRSMERRQLGLDQRAVSMDMLSPERRAVFNSLDTNPYKTSSQESIDTKLNNLRLRGAECGPHRSDNVAASEDNIFNRLGSVTKLAKRSKNRELKKNIPDQLRCRPYSTPPIEMGESKEEDEEDEGLDKEFNTSLSDLPLFVEVCKPQNGFTVPFIPLQTKDKETEEETFEL; this is encoded by the exons TGGCAGCCCAGACCAATCTGTTCCCCCAAAAGAAGGTCCAGCCAGGCATGATGAGTTCCAGCCTGGTGCAGGCCAGTGTGGCCACCATGCAGAACCCCATGGGCTGCACTGTTCCCCGACTCTCTCCGTCAAGGCCCGCCAGCATGGTGGCCAGTATGGAGGCGGTGGGCGAGGACGGCTCGCCCCTGTTTACCGTCATGAAGTGGAAGACGGTGGTGGCGGTATTCGTGGTTGTGGTGGCATATCTGGTCGGGGGAGGTCTGGTGTTCCGGGCCCTGGAACAGCCCTTCGAGAGCAACCAGAAGGTGACCATCACTGCGGAGAAGGCAGCGTTCCTGCAGAAACACCCCTGTGTCTCACCGACGGAGCTGGAGGCACTCATCAAG CACTCTGTAGATGCTGTGAATGCTGGGGTCAGCCCGATAGGAGACACATCCTATAACTCCAGTCACTGGGACCTGGGCAGTGCCTTCTTCTTCGCCGGAACAGTCATCACAACCATAG GGTACGGTAACATTGCCCCCAGCACGGAGGGTGGGAAGATTTTCTGTATCCTGTATGCAATATTCGGCATCCCTCTGTTTGGGTTTCTGCTAGCCGGTGTGGGAGACCAGCTAGGGACCATTTTTGTGAAAAGCATCGCGAAGGTGGAGAAAATGTTCAGA cGCAAACAGAACCAGATCAGCCAGACAAAGATCCGAGTGGCCTCCACGTTACTCTTCATCCTGGCGGGCTGCATCCTCTTCGTCACCATCCCTGCAGTCATCTTCAAACACATAGAAGGCTGGACAGGACTGGAGGCCATTTACTTTGTTGTCATCACTCTGACAACTATTGGAATAGGAGACTATGTGGCAG GAGGGGACCGGAGGGTGGAGTATCGTAATTGGTATAGACCACTGGTGTGGTTCTGGATCCTGGTGGGTTTGGCCTATTTCGCTGCTGTGCTGAGTATGATCGGTGACTGGCTGAGGGTTCTGTCCAAGAAGACAAAAGAGGAG GTCGGTGAGATCAAGGCCCACGCGGCTGAGTGGAAGGCCAACGTGCGCGCAGAGTTCCGGGAGACGCGGCGGCGCCTGAGTGTGGAGGTCAGCGACAAGCTCCAGCGGGCCGCCACCATCCGTAGCATGGAGCGCCGTCAGCTGGGCCTGGACCAGCGGGCCGTCTCCATGGACATGCTCTCCCCGGAACGCCGTGCTGTCTTCAACAGCCTGGACACCAACCCCTACAAGACCTCGTCCCAAGAGAGCATTGATACCAAGCTCAACAACCTGCGTCTGAGAGGGGCCGAGTGTGGTCCACACCGGTCTGACAATGTGGCGGCCTCGGAGGACAACATCTTTAATCGCTTGGGCTCTGTCACCAAGCTGGCCAAGAGGAGCAAGAACCGCGAGCTGAAGAAAAACATCCCAGATCAACTACGATGCAGGCCCTATAGTACTCCGCCCATAGAGATGGGGGAGAgtaaggaggaagatgaggaagatgAGGGGTTAGACAAAGAGTTCAACACCAGCCTGTCCGATCTGCCGCTGTTCGTGGAAGTGTGCAAGCCCCAGAACGGTTTTACAGTACCATTCATACCACTACAGACCAAAGATAAAGAAACTGAGGAGGAGACATTTGAACTGTAA